A portion of the Tachysurus vachellii isolate PV-2020 chromosome 14, HZAU_Pvac_v1, whole genome shotgun sequence genome contains these proteins:
- the nkx2.5 gene encoding homeobox protein Nkx-2.5, with product MAMFSSQMSSTPFSVRDILNLEQSHEDIVSLEMSLPTSSCMMFKPEPFVDAVNGAALFAPGDEQDAKGDRSSSLDFSPSFYGKSFLEIDLAKDAKTDDTLEAKERKEKMRTPEERQKPDEAERPGQRKRRKPRVLFSQAQVYELERRFKQQKYLSAPERDHLAHVLKLTSTQVKIWFQNRRYKCKRQRQDQTLEMVGAGPPRRVSVPVLVRDGKRCLGDAASAYSASYNMGINHFPYNAYHSFGNVNFPSAGNTNYTCNYTASANVPPVQTSPSSGNYVNFGVGDLNNVQTPFQASGGVSSLHGIRAW from the exons ATGGCGATGTTTTCGAGCCAAATGTCTTCTACTCCCTTCTCAGTCCGGGACATTTTAAACCTGGAACAGAGCCACGAAGACATTGTTTCGTTAGAAATGTCGCTTCCCACTTCGTCCTGCATGATGTTTAAACCGGAGCCTTTCGTGGACGCGGTGAACGGAGCTGCGCTTTTCGCTCCTGGAGACGAGCAGGACGCTAAAGGTGACAGGAGCTCATCTCTGGACTTTAGTCCTTCCTTTTATGGGAAGAGTTTCTTAGAAATAGATCTAGCCAAAGACGCAAAGACGGACGACACCCTTGaagcaaaagagagaaaag AGAAGATGCGCACACCGGAGGAGAGACAGAAACCTGACGAGGCGGAGCGGCCTGGGCAGCGGAAACGGCGGAAGCCCCGCGTGCTATTCTCTCAAGCGCAGGTGTACGAGCTCGAGCGGCGCTTCAAGCAGCAGAAGTACCTGTCGGCGCCCGAGCGGGACCACCTGGCCCATGTGTTGAAGCTGACGTCCACGCAGGTGAAGATCTGGTTTCAGAATAGGCGTTACAAGTGCAAGCGGCAGCGTCAGGACCAGACGCTCGAAATGGTGGGCGCTGGCCCGCCGAGGCGCGTATCCGTGCCCGTGCTAGTGCGCGACGGCAAGCGCTGTTTGGGAGACGCCGCGTCCGCGTACAGCGCGTCGTACAACATGGGGATCAACCACTTCCCGTATAACGCCTACCACAGCTTCGGGAACGTGAACTTCCCCAGCGCTGGAAATACGAACTACACGTGCAACTACACGGCGAGCGCAAACGTGCCTCCGGTGCAGACGTCACCGTCCAGCGGTAATTATGTGAATTTTGGAGTCGGGGATCTGAATAACGTGCAGACGCCGTTTCAGGCCAGCGGCGGAGTTTCCTCGTTGCACGGCATACGTGCGTGGTGA